In a single window of the Ancylobacter polymorphus genome:
- a CDS encoding glutathione S-transferase family protein, producing MKLLHAPTSPFVRKVMVVALETGLADRIEIVFNAASPLTRDPALTSLNPLGKIPALVLDDGTVLYDSAVICEYLADLAGDSAIFPTGPARWSALTLQALGDGLLDAAVGNRYENVMRPEALRWPEWSRAQMAKITGALDAIEQSVHTGLIGHTVHHIGLISLGCALGYLDFRYANLQWREGRPAAAEWFAGFDARPAMAATRPRERTA from the coding sequence GTGAAACTGCTGCACGCCCCCACATCGCCCTTCGTGCGCAAGGTCATGGTCGTCGCGCTGGAAACCGGCCTCGCGGACCGGATCGAGATCGTCTTCAACGCCGCCAGCCCGCTCACGCGCGACCCGGCGCTGACCAGCCTCAACCCGCTCGGCAAGATTCCGGCGCTGGTGCTGGACGATGGCACGGTGCTCTATGACAGCGCGGTGATCTGCGAATATCTCGCCGACCTCGCCGGCGACAGCGCCATCTTCCCCACCGGCCCGGCGCGCTGGTCGGCGCTGACCCTGCAGGCGCTCGGCGACGGGTTGCTCGATGCCGCCGTCGGCAATCGCTATGAGAACGTCATGCGGCCGGAGGCGCTGCGCTGGCCGGAATGGTCGCGGGCGCAGATGGCGAAGATAACCGGCGCGCTCGATGCCATCGAGCAGTCTGTCCATACCGGCCTCATCGGACACACTGTCCACCACATCGGCCTCATCAGCCTCGGCTGCGCGCTCGGCTATCTCGACTTCCGCTATGCGAATTTGCAATGGAGGGAGGGTCGTCCGGCGGCGGCGGAGTGGTTCGCCGGCTTCGATGCGCGCCCCGCCATGGCCGCCACCCGCCCGCGCGAGCGCACGGCCTGA
- the pxpB gene encoding 5-oxoprolinase subunit PxpB: MGDGTAMRARRLGARARFLPAGDTAFAVEFGERIDPEINALVHRTAALLAAAPPEGLVETVPSFRSLLVHYDPLTTNAETLQKLIGELELDAATSAGAGRIWRIPALYGGAGGADLAEVAAATGLSEAEVIALHAGTLYRVYAQGFLPGFAYLGELPASLDLPRRINPRVRVPAGSVAIAQRMTGIYPVESPGGWHLIGHTPLRFFDHGRVPPTLFAPGDRVRFVPVDAGAHAVIAEAVARGSYVPETEGLST, from the coding sequence ATGGGGGACGGCACGGCGATGAGGGCACGGCGGCTGGGCGCGCGGGCGCGCTTCCTGCCGGCCGGCGACACCGCCTTCGCGGTCGAGTTCGGGGAGCGCATCGACCCCGAGATCAACGCCCTCGTTCACCGCACCGCCGCGCTTTTGGCCGCCGCCCCGCCGGAAGGGCTGGTGGAGACCGTACCCAGCTTCCGCTCGCTGCTGGTGCATTACGACCCGCTCACGACAAATGCGGAGACTTTGCAAAAGCTTATTGGCGAGCTTGAGCTGGACGCGGCGACAAGCGCCGGTGCAGGCCGCATCTGGCGGATACCGGCGCTCTATGGCGGCGCGGGCGGGGCGGACCTCGCCGAGGTCGCGGCGGCGACCGGGCTAAGCGAAGCGGAAGTGATCGCCCTTCATGCCGGCACGCTCTACCGGGTCTATGCACAGGGCTTTCTGCCCGGCTTCGCCTATCTCGGTGAGCTGCCGGCATCGCTCGACCTGCCCCGGCGGATTAATCCGCGTGTGCGTGTGCCGGCGGGCTCGGTCGCCATCGCCCAGCGCATGACCGGCATCTACCCCGTGGAATCGCCGGGCGGCTGGCATCTCATCGGCCATACGCCGCTGCGCTTCTTCGACCACGGCAGGGTGCCGCCGACCCTGTTCGCGCCGGGCGACCGGGTGCGGTTCGTGCCGGTGGACGCCGGCGCCCATGCCGTGATCGCAGAGGCGGTGGCGCGGGGGAGCTATGTTCCTGAGACCGAAGGGCTTTCCACGTGA
- a CDS encoding metal ABC transporter permease, which produces MIALLAEPFGYEYMRNAMWVSALVGAVCAFLSCYLMLKGWSLIGDALSHAIVPGVAGAYMLGLPFAIGAFFSGGLAAAAMLFLNQRTKLREDAIIGLIFSSFFALGLFMVSLSPTSVNIQTIVLGNILTITPEDTLQLAIIGTLSLAILLVKWRDLMAVFFDEAHARSIGLKPTALKIMFFTLLAASTVAALQTVGAFLVICLVVTPGATAYLLADRFPRLLAIAVAIGAGTSFLGAYASYFLDGATGGIIVVLQTAVFLIAFVFAPKHGMLAARRRAAEALRSEASA; this is translated from the coding sequence GTGATCGCCCTGCTGGCGGAGCCCTTCGGTTACGAATACATGCGCAACGCCATGTGGGTCTCGGCCCTTGTCGGCGCGGTCTGCGCTTTCCTCTCCTGCTATCTCATGCTCAAGGGCTGGTCGCTGATCGGCGACGCGCTGTCCCACGCCATCGTGCCCGGCGTCGCCGGCGCCTATATGCTTGGCCTGCCCTTCGCCATCGGCGCCTTCTTCTCCGGCGGGCTGGCGGCGGCGGCGATGCTGTTTCTCAACCAGCGCACCAAGCTGCGGGAGGACGCCATCATCGGGCTGATCTTCTCCTCCTTCTTTGCGCTGGGCCTGTTCATGGTCTCGCTGTCGCCGACCTCGGTGAACATCCAGACCATCGTGCTCGGCAACATCCTCACCATCACGCCGGAGGACACGCTGCAATTGGCGATCATCGGCACGCTGTCGCTGGCGATCCTGTTGGTGAAGTGGCGCGACCTGATGGCGGTGTTCTTCGACGAGGCGCATGCGCGCTCCATCGGCCTCAAGCCCACGGCGCTCAAGATAATGTTCTTCACCCTGCTGGCGGCATCCACCGTCGCCGCGCTGCAGACGGTGGGCGCCTTCCTCGTCATTTGCCTCGTCGTCACGCCCGGCGCCACCGCCTATCTGCTGGCCGACCGTTTCCCCCGACTGCTGGCGATCGCCGTCGCCATCGGGGCCGGCACCAGCTTTCTCGGCGCCTATGCCAGCTATTTCCTCGACGGCGCCACCGGCGGCATCATCGTGGTGCTGCAGACGGCGGTCTTTCTCATCGCCTTCGTCTTCGCGCCCAAGCACGGCATGCTGGCCGCGCGGCGGCGGGCGGCGGAAGCGTTGAGGTCGGAGGCGTCGGCATGA
- a CDS encoding TerC family protein has protein sequence MDTLIALITTDIVGTPAWLWLSFLAVVFILLAFDLGVLNKGEKELGIAESLRLSLFYIAVAVLFGGWVWYSRGADASMQYFTGYAIEKALSIDNVFVISLIFSYFAIPRIYQYRALVWGIIAVLVLRGLMIGVGAALVQEYDWVLLLFGAFLIGTGIKMLIVKEGEQDISKNPLVRLLSRVLRVTPQLHGQRFIVRQPHPVTGKMVLWVTPLFLALVVINIADLIFAVDSVPAIFAITTDTYIVFTANIMAILGLRALYFALAAMVHRFEYLKYALALVLVFIGGKIFWNYYYGKLDPAISLGVTVAMIAGGIVFSLWKTRKNALGAH, from the coding sequence ATGGACACATTGATTGCGCTGATCACCACCGACATTGTCGGCACGCCCGCCTGGCTCTGGCTGAGCTTCCTCGCCGTCGTCTTCATCCTGCTCGCCTTCGATCTCGGCGTGCTGAACAAGGGCGAGAAGGAACTGGGCATTGCCGAAAGCCTCAGGCTCTCGCTGTTCTATATCGCCGTCGCCGTGCTGTTCGGCGGCTGGGTGTGGTACTCGCGCGGCGCCGACGCCAGCATGCAGTATTTCACCGGCTATGCGATCGAAAAGGCGCTGTCGATCGACAATGTCTTCGTCATCTCGCTGATCTTCAGCTATTTCGCCATTCCCCGCATCTATCAGTACCGCGCCCTCGTCTGGGGTATCATTGCGGTGCTCGTGCTGCGTGGCCTGATGATCGGCGTCGGTGCGGCGCTGGTGCAGGAATATGACTGGGTGCTGCTGCTGTTCGGCGCGTTCCTCATCGGCACCGGCATCAAGATGCTGATCGTGAAGGAAGGCGAACAGGACATCTCCAAGAACCCGCTGGTGCGCCTGCTCTCCCGCGTGCTGCGCGTGACCCCGCAGCTGCACGGCCAGCGCTTCATCGTGCGCCAGCCGCACCCGGTGACGGGCAAGATGGTTCTCTGGGTGACGCCGCTGTTCCTGGCGCTGGTGGTCATCAACATTGCCGACCTGATCTTCGCGGTCGACTCGGTGCCGGCGATCTTCGCCATCACCACCGATACCTACATCGTCTTCACCGCCAACATCATGGCGATCCTCGGCCTGCGCGCTCTCTACTTCGCCCTGGCCGCCATGGTGCACCGCTTCGAATACCTCAAATACGCTCTGGCGCTCGTGCTGGTGTTTATCGGCGGCAAGATCTTCTGGAACTACTATTACGGCAAGCTCGACCCGGCGATCTCGCTCGGCGTGACGGTCGCGATGATTGCCGGCGGCATCGTCTTCTCGCTGTGGAAGACGCGCAAGAACGCGCTTGGCGCGCACTAG
- a CDS encoding biotin-dependent carboxyltransferase family protein, with amino-acid sequence MTRHLRILQPGLQSTVQDLGRIGFQAYGVPVCGALDSVALRLANALAGNATGAAALEIRLLGPAFEVFGGPLQMALAGAQAEIEVNIGGETQRYGAWRAIDVPEGARVRIGALAGSSCAVLAFAGGIDVPPVLGARSTDLKGGFGGHEGRALAAGDRLNLSSAGALGPCLALPSPPATDGEVTLRAVPGPQADAFTEAALEAFFRTPYRVSREADRMGMRLDGTPLTFRGGADIVSDGIVTGAVQVPGSGLPILLLADHQTIGGYAKIATVISADLPLAGRLMPGAVLRFQAVTVVEAEAARRAAEVEMQRLIASMAPVREGAALDLEALYGANLISGAVSGI; translated from the coding sequence GTGACCCGCCATCTGCGCATTCTCCAGCCTGGCCTGCAGAGCACGGTCCAGGACCTCGGCCGCATCGGTTTCCAGGCCTATGGCGTGCCGGTGTGCGGCGCGCTCGACAGCGTGGCTCTGCGGCTCGCCAATGCGCTGGCGGGCAATGCGACCGGGGCGGCAGCGCTGGAAATTCGCCTGCTCGGCCCGGCATTTGAGGTCTTCGGCGGACCTCTGCAGATGGCGCTGGCGGGCGCGCAGGCGGAGATTGAGGTGAATATCGGCGGCGAAACGCAGCGCTACGGCGCGTGGCGGGCGATCGATGTGCCCGAGGGCGCGCGGGTGCGGATCGGCGCGCTCGCCGGATCGAGCTGCGCGGTGCTTGCCTTTGCCGGCGGGATCGACGTGCCGCCCGTCCTCGGCGCACGGTCAACCGATCTCAAGGGCGGCTTTGGTGGTCATGAAGGGCGCGCGCTGGCGGCGGGCGACCGGCTGAACCTAAGCAGTGCCGGCGCCTTAGGCCCGTGCCTCGCGCTTCCCTCCCCGCCTGCCACTGACGGCGAGGTGACGCTGCGCGCCGTGCCCGGCCCGCAGGCGGACGCCTTCACCGAGGCGGCGCTGGAGGCTTTCTTCCGTACCCCCTACCGCGTCTCGCGCGAGGCGGACCGGATGGGAATGCGGCTCGACGGGACGCCGCTGACGTTCCGTGGCGGCGCCGATATCGTGTCCGATGGCATCGTCACCGGCGCCGTTCAGGTACCGGGCTCGGGCCTGCCGATCCTGCTGCTGGCCGACCACCAAACCATTGGCGGCTATGCCAAAATCGCCACCGTGATCTCTGCCGACCTGCCGCTGGCCGGGCGGCTTATGCCGGGGGCGGTGCTCCGTTTTCAGGCGGTGACGGTGGTGGAGGCGGAAGCGGCGCGGCGAGCGGCAGAGGTAGAGATGCAACGGCTGATCGCCTCTATGGCGCCGGTGCGCGAGGGGGCCGCTCTCGACCTTGAGGCGCTCTATGGCGCCAACCTGATCTCCGGCGCCGTCAGTGGAATATAG
- a CDS encoding flavin reductase family protein: protein MHAIDPAAFRHAMGRTAAGVTVVTSDGAHGRVGVTVSSLSSLSLEPPSVLFCLHRDSRCLPALLANGVFAANILAQGQQRVADSFAGLVPELREDRFGAGEWDGLATGAPLLRGALCRFDCRLANVFEHGTHRIVAGNVVAMETHAEHPLVYSNRSYRRLEVA from the coding sequence ATGCACGCCATCGACCCCGCCGCCTTTCGCCACGCCATGGGCCGCACCGCCGCGGGCGTGACCGTGGTGACGAGCGACGGGGCGCATGGCCGTGTCGGCGTCACCGTCTCCAGCCTGTCCTCGCTCTCGCTGGAACCGCCCTCGGTGCTGTTCTGCCTGCATCGCGACAGCCGCTGCCTGCCGGCATTGCTTGCCAATGGCGTGTTCGCGGCGAATATTCTTGCGCAGGGCCAGCAGCGCGTGGCCGACAGTTTCGCGGGGCTGGTGCCGGAACTGCGCGAGGACCGCTTCGGCGCGGGGGAGTGGGACGGCCTCGCCACCGGCGCGCCGCTGCTGCGCGGCGCCCTGTGCCGCTTCGACTGCCGGCTGGCCAATGTGTTCGAGCATGGCACCCACCGCATCGTCGCCGGTAATGTGGTGGCGATGGAAACCCACGCCGAGCATCCGCTGGTCTATTCCAACCGAAGCTACCGCCGGCTCGAAGTGGCGTGA
- a CDS encoding type II 3-dehydroquinate dehydratase, with amino-acid sequence MTIMSVPPVRLFVLNGANTNLYGLDPTGPYGALTLEDIAEDCRARAQVLGGTVDFRQSNHEGVLVDWIQEARTAADGIVINAGSLSYTSIALLDALSAVKKPAFQVHVSNVFMREPFRHHAPLAAAVTGCIVGLGPSGYGVAVEALIAHIRRI; translated from the coding sequence TTGACTATCATGAGCGTGCCACCCGTCCGCCTGTTCGTGCTCAATGGCGCCAACACCAATCTCTACGGCCTCGACCCCACCGGCCCCTATGGCGCGCTGACGCTGGAAGACATCGCGGAAGATTGCCGCGCGCGGGCGCAAGTGCTTGGCGGAACAGTCGATTTCCGCCAGTCGAACCATGAGGGCGTGCTGGTCGACTGGATCCAGGAGGCCCGGACGGCGGCGGATGGCATCGTCATCAATGCCGGCAGTCTCTCCTACACCTCCATCGCCCTGCTCGACGCGCTGTCAGCGGTAAAAAAGCCGGCTTTTCAAGTACATGTGAGCAACGTGTTCATGCGCGAGCCCTTCCGCCACCACGCCCCGCTGGCGGCGGCGGTGACGGGATGCATTGTCGGCCTCGGCCCGAGCGGCTATGGCGTCGCCGTGGAAGCGCTGATCGCGCATATCCGGCGGATATAA
- a CDS encoding LamB/YcsF family protein — protein sequence MTKRININADLGEGYGHYAIGNDDAILEIVKSVNVACGFHGGDASIMRDVCLKAKANGVSVGAHPGFNDLWGFGRRQIRMSADDLEYLVAYQLGALAGMAAYAGMKVTHVKPHGALNNMCAVERDYARAVARAIKVVDPSLYYLALSGTEMERAAVDIGVPLAREAFIDRLYEDDGNLRARTHADAMIRDPAVAAARAVRMVLEGEIVSVSGKRMPTRFDSLCLHGDEPSALAVANACCEALRAAGIELVTLPEMMQGEQ from the coding sequence GTGACAAAACGCATCAACATCAATGCCGATCTCGGCGAGGGCTACGGGCATTACGCCATCGGCAATGACGACGCGATCCTCGAGATCGTCAAGAGCGTGAACGTCGCCTGCGGTTTTCATGGCGGCGATGCAAGCATCATGCGCGATGTGTGCCTTAAGGCGAAGGCGAACGGCGTTTCCGTCGGCGCGCATCCCGGCTTCAACGACCTCTGGGGCTTCGGACGCCGGCAAATCCGCATGAGTGCGGACGATCTCGAATATCTCGTTGCCTATCAGCTTGGCGCTCTGGCCGGTATGGCGGCCTATGCGGGGATGAAGGTCACGCATGTGAAGCCGCATGGCGCGCTCAACAATATGTGCGCGGTGGAGCGGGATTATGCCCGCGCCGTCGCCCGCGCCATCAAGGTGGTCGACCCCTCGCTCTATTATCTCGCATTGTCCGGCACGGAGATGGAGCGGGCGGCGGTCGACATCGGCGTGCCGCTGGCGCGGGAGGCCTTCATCGACCGGCTTTACGAGGATGACGGCAATCTGCGCGCGCGCACCCATGCGGACGCAATGATCCGCGATCCCGCTGTCGCGGCGGCGCGTGCCGTGCGCATGGTGCTGGAGGGCGAGATCGTCTCGGTGAGCGGCAAGCGCATGCCGACCCGGTTCGATTCGCTGTGCCTGCACGGCGATGAGCCGTCCGCTCTCGCGGTAGCGAATGCTTGCTGCGAGGCCCTGCGTGCGGCCGGGATCGAACTAGTCACGCTGCCGGAGATGATGCAGGGCGAGCAATAG
- a CDS encoding metal ABC transporter permease, with the protein MIETLLTPFQFDFMVNALVISGLVAVPMALLSCFLVLKGWSLMGDAISHAVFPGVVLAYIVGLPLALGAFAAGMFCAVATGYLKDNSRIKQDTVMGIVFSGMFGVGLVLYVKIQSEVHLDHILFGDMLGVSWRDIGETALVAAVVAAVIALKWRDFLLHAFDPVQARAVGLPVGWLHYGLLCLISLTIVGALTAVGLILAIAMLIAPGAIAFLLTRTFGAMLAAALAVAVIASLLGVYLSFFLDSAPAPTIVLLMSIVFIAALLRASLRTRRIEAGEAG; encoded by the coding sequence ATGATCGAGACGCTGCTCACCCCGTTCCAGTTCGACTTCATGGTCAACGCGCTCGTCATCTCCGGGCTCGTGGCGGTGCCGATGGCGCTGCTTTCCTGCTTCCTGGTGCTGAAGGGCTGGTCGCTGATGGGCGACGCCATTTCCCATGCCGTTTTCCCCGGTGTGGTGCTGGCCTATATCGTCGGCCTGCCGCTGGCGCTCGGCGCCTTCGCCGCCGGCATGTTCTGCGCGGTGGCGACCGGCTATCTCAAGGACAATAGCCGCATCAAGCAGGACACGGTGATGGGCATCGTGTTCTCCGGCATGTTCGGCGTCGGTCTGGTGCTCTATGTGAAGATCCAGTCCGAGGTGCATCTCGACCATATCCTGTTCGGCGACATGCTCGGCGTTTCCTGGCGCGATATTGGCGAGACCGCGCTGGTGGCCGCCGTGGTGGCGGCCGTAATCGCGCTGAAGTGGCGCGACTTCCTGCTGCACGCCTTCGATCCCGTGCAGGCGCGCGCCGTCGGGCTGCCGGTCGGGTGGCTGCATTACGGCCTTTTGTGCCTGATCTCGCTCACCATTGTCGGCGCGCTCACCGCCGTCGGGCTGATCCTCGCCATCGCCATGCTGATCGCGCCGGGGGCCATCGCCTTTCTCCTGACCCGCACCTTCGGCGCCATGCTGGCGGCGGCGCTGGCGGTGGCGGTCATCGCCTCGCTGCTGGGCGTCTATCTCTCCTTCTTCCTCGACAGCGCCCCGGCGCCGACCATCGTGCTGCTGATGAGCATTGTGTTCATCGCCGCGCTGCTGCGCGCCTCGCTGAGGACACGCCGGATCGAGGCGGGCGAGGCCGGCTGA
- a CDS encoding DUF1028 domain-containing protein, whose amino-acid sequence MTFSLSARCPRTGQFGIAVSSSSPAVAARCAHARAGVGAVATQNITDPTLGPKGLDLMASGLSAPEALARLKAEGAHIDYRQIALIDAQGRTAGFSGAKTLGTHHIAEGAGVVAAGNLLSSKLVPQAMVDAFTAASGPLGDRLVAAMKAALAAGGEEGPVHSVGMLIVDKVAWPVADLRVDWHETDPIGALADLWELWKPQMDAYVTRALDPSTAPSYGVPGDE is encoded by the coding sequence ATGACCTTCTCCCTCTCCGCCCGCTGCCCGCGCACCGGGCAGTTCGGCATCGCGGTGTCGTCTTCCTCCCCGGCGGTGGCGGCGCGCTGCGCCCATGCCCGCGCCGGGGTGGGGGCGGTGGCGACGCAGAACATCACCGACCCCACGCTGGGGCCGAAGGGGCTGGACCTCATGGCCTCCGGCCTCTCCGCGCCGGAAGCGCTGGCGCGGCTGAAGGCGGAGGGGGCGCATATCGACTACCGGCAGATCGCGCTCATTGATGCGCAGGGCCGCACCGCCGGCTTTTCCGGCGCGAAGACGCTCGGCACCCATCATATCGCCGAAGGCGCGGGCGTGGTGGCGGCCGGCAACCTTCTCTCATCAAAGCTTGTGCCGCAGGCGATGGTCGATGCCTTCACCGCCGCTTCGGGACCCCTCGGCGACCGGCTGGTCGCTGCCATGAAGGCGGCGCTGGCGGCCGGCGGCGAGGAGGGGCCGGTGCATTCGGTGGGCATGCTCATCGTCGACAAGGTGGCGTGGCCGGTGGCGGATTTGCGCGTCGACTGGCACGAGACCGATCCCATCGGCGCGCTGGCCGATCTGTGGGAACTGTGGAAGCCGCAGATGGACGCCTATGTCACCCGCGCGCTCGATCCCTCCACCGCGCCGTCCTATGGCGTGCCGGGGGATGAGTGA
- a CDS encoding RidA family protein, which produces MPTHKRIRPFNTKQTYPEQKLNNDLSQGVVARGTMVFLRGQVAQDLDTRESLHVGDAGAQTAKAMANIKMLLEEAGSEMGHICRIVVYLTDIRYREAVYQEMGKWMEGVFPCSTGLVVPALARPEWLVEIEVTAVIPDAA; this is translated from the coding sequence ATGCCGACGCATAAGCGCATCCGCCCCTTCAACACCAAGCAGACCTATCCCGAGCAGAAGCTGAACAACGACCTCTCCCAGGGGGTGGTGGCGCGGGGGACCATGGTGTTCCTGCGCGGGCAGGTGGCGCAGGACCTCGACACGCGCGAGAGCCTGCATGTCGGCGATGCCGGCGCGCAGACCGCCAAGGCGATGGCCAATATCAAGATGCTGCTGGAAGAGGCGGGCAGCGAGATGGGCCATATCTGCCGCATCGTCGTCTATCTCACCGATATCCGCTACCGCGAGGCGGTGTATCAGGAGATGGGCAAGTGGATGGAGGGCGTGTTCCCCTGTTCCACCGGCCTCGTCGTGCCGGCGCTGGCGCGGCCGGAATGGCTGGTCGAGATCGAGGTCACCGCCGTCATTCCCGACGCGGCGTGA
- a CDS encoding GlcG/HbpS family heme-binding protein produces the protein MSVTRPALKLTHDGALKMLAAAVAKASEMGVPQNVNIVDEGGNLLAFVRMDGAKLLSRETSLSKAITAASHRQPSSRLNPADEIKLSLAAGQRLTNLEGGLPIIIDGVCVGGIGVGSGKGAEDVEVARAALAAIGAEDQIP, from the coding sequence ATGTCCGTCACCCGCCCGGCCCTGAAGCTCACCCATGACGGGGCGCTGAAAATGCTCGCCGCCGCCGTCGCCAAGGCGAGCGAAATGGGCGTGCCGCAGAACGTCAACATCGTCGACGAGGGCGGCAACCTTCTCGCCTTTGTGCGGATGGACGGCGCCAAGCTGCTCTCGCGCGAGACCTCGCTGTCCAAGGCGATCACCGCCGCCTCGCACCGCCAGCCTTCCTCGCGGCTGAATCCGGCCGACGAGATCAAGCTTTCGCTCGCCGCCGGCCAGCGTCTGACCAATCTGGAAGGCGGCCTGCCCATCATCATCGACGGCGTCTGCGTCGGCGGCATCGGGGTCGGCTCGGGCAAGGGGGCGGAGGATGTCGAAGTGGCGCGCGCCGCTTTGGCCGCCATTGGCGCGGAGGATCAGATTCCGTGA
- a CDS encoding manganese/iron ABC transporter ATP-binding protein: protein MNAPLTPSTAEGLAVRHVSVTYRNGHTALRDASFTIPTGTITALVGVNGSGKSTLFKAIMGFVHLASGEIRILGASVAEALRRNLVAYVPQSEEVDWNFPVLVEDVVMMGRYGHMGFLRIPRAADRAAVTDALARVNMSEFRKRQIGELSGGQKKRVFLARALAQDAKVILLDEPFTGVDVKTEEAIIALLRALRDEGRVMLVSTHNLGSVPEFCDRTVLVKGTVLASGPTAEIFTEANLEKTFGGVLRHFVLSGAGLHADDDSRQLAVLTDDERPLVFYGEKGECAPRTRENAP, encoded by the coding sequence ATGAATGCCCCGCTCACCCCTTCGACCGCCGAGGGGCTCGCCGTCCGCCACGTCTCGGTGACCTATCGCAACGGCCACACCGCCCTGCGCGACGCCAGCTTCACCATCCCCACCGGCACCATCACCGCACTGGTCGGGGTCAATGGCTCGGGCAAGTCGACCCTGTTCAAGGCAATCATGGGCTTCGTGCATCTCGCCTCGGGCGAGATCCGCATTCTCGGCGCCAGCGTGGCCGAGGCGCTGAGGCGTAACCTCGTCGCCTATGTGCCGCAGAGTGAAGAGGTGGACTGGAACTTCCCCGTGCTGGTGGAAGACGTGGTGATGATGGGCCGCTACGGCCATATGGGCTTCCTGCGCATTCCCCGCGCCGCCGACCGGGCGGCGGTCACGGACGCTCTGGCCCGCGTCAATATGAGCGAGTTCCGCAAACGGCAGATCGGCGAACTCTCCGGCGGGCAGAAGAAGCGCGTCTTCCTCGCCCGCGCACTGGCGCAGGACGCCAAGGTGATCCTGCTCGACGAACCCTTCACCGGGGTCGACGTAAAGACCGAGGAGGCGATCATCGCCCTGCTGCGCGCGCTGCGCGACGAGGGGCGGGTGATGCTCGTTTCCACCCATAATCTCGGCAGCGTGCCGGAATTCTGCGACCGCACCGTGCTGGTGAAGGGCACCGTGCTCGCCTCTGGCCCGACCGCCGAGATCTTCACCGAGGCCAATCTGGAGAAGACCTTCGGCGGCGTGCTGCGCCATTTCGTGCTGAGCGGCGCGGGACTGCACGCGGATGATGACAGCCGCCAGCTCGCCGTGCTGACGGACGACGAGCGTCCGCTGGTGTTTTACGGCGAAAAGGGCGAATGCGCGCCCCGCACGCGGGAGAACGCCCCGTGA
- a CDS encoding hydrogen peroxide-inducible genes activator, with amino-acid sequence MAFRPTHRQLEYAVALAETGHFGAAARRCHVSQPTLSVQIAQLEAQLGTPLFDRTPGRVQPTAIGMRVIEAARSVLLTLDDIVAVAASGARNLGGLIRLGVAPTFGPYFLPHLLSPLHARFPSLQIYIKEERPAAILREVVSGALDCGLGPAPDSGHAVTFRRLCRESIFLGVPKDHPLAALGHVDPQALRGERLLTLGRGHHLFERTRQLAAACGAEMREDYEGTSLDALRQMVLMGMGMSLFPELYARSEFRMEDDIALLTLDGWPASREMGYFWRAGNGRAAQFEELARASEATCATLGLGSR; translated from the coding sequence GTGGCCTTCCGTCCCACCCATCGCCAGTTGGAGTATGCGGTGGCCCTTGCCGAGACCGGTCATTTCGGCGCGGCGGCGCGGCGCTGCCATGTCTCACAACCCACGCTTTCCGTGCAGATCGCCCAGCTGGAAGCGCAGCTCGGCACCCCGCTGTTCGACCGCACGCCCGGCCGGGTCCAGCCCACCGCCATCGGGATGCGGGTGATCGAGGCGGCGCGTTCCGTGCTGCTGACGCTGGACGACATCGTGGCGGTGGCGGCGAGCGGGGCGCGCAATCTCGGCGGGCTGATCCGGCTTGGCGTGGCGCCGACCTTCGGCCCCTATTTCCTGCCGCATCTGCTCTCCCCCCTGCACGCCCGTTTCCCCTCGCTGCAGATCTACATCAAGGAGGAGCGCCCGGCGGCGATCCTGCGCGAGGTGGTGTCGGGCGCGCTCGACTGCGGCTTGGGGCCGGCGCCGGATTCCGGTCACGCCGTCACCTTCCGCCGGCTGTGCCGCGAGAGCATTTTTCTCGGCGTGCCGAAGGACCATCCGCTCGCCGCCCTCGGCCATGTCGATCCGCAGGCGCTGCGCGGCGAGAGGCTCCTCACCCTCGGGCGCGGGCATCATCTGTTCGAGCGCACGCGCCAACTCGCGGCGGCCTGCGGCGCCGAAATGCGGGAGGATTATGAAGGCACCAGCCTCGACGCGCTGCGCCAGATGGTCCTGATGGGCATGGGCATGTCGCTGTTTCCCGAGCTCTACGCCCGCTCGGAATTCCGCATGGAGGACGACATCGCCCTGCTGACCCTTGATGGCTGGCCGGCCAGCCGGGAGATGGGCTATTTCTGGCGCGCCGGTAACGGACGGGCGGCACAGTTCGAGGAACTGGCGCGCGCGAGCGAAGCGACCTGCGCCACGCTCGGCCTCGGTTCCCGGTGA